NNNNNNNNNNNNNNNNNNNNNNNNNNNNNNNNNNNNNNNNNNNNNNNNNNNNNNNNNNNNNNNNNNNNNNNNNNNNNNNNNNNNNNNNNNNNNNNNNNNNNNNNNNNNNNNNNNNNNNNNNNNNNNNNNNNNNNNNNNNNNNNNNNgggggggggggggggggctggggagaTGGGGACCAGAAGGAAAGGAGACGGGGACGTGGGTGCTCACCTGGGACGTTGGCGCTGTGGCTCCGCAGGGAGCGGGTCAGGGGGCTGTCACCCTCGGGGCTGTGGGGCCGCTGAGCCCACCCCCCCTCCGTCCCATGGGCTGGGACCCCCACGGGGGTGGTGTCTGCCGATGAGCTGTGCCCCAGGGACCGCAGCAACTCCCGGTGGGCAGCTTCCACAGCCTGGGGGGCAGGCACCGAGGACAACGTcaaggtggggggggggggcacaggtTTGAGGTCCCCCCCGGTGTACCCCCCACCCTGCTCCAGTCTGGGGCTCACCTTCAGCCTGTTGAGCTTCAGCGTCAGCTGCTCGATGGTGCGGAAGATGAGGTCCACGTCACGGAGGGGGCCGGGTGGGTCCGGGGGAGCCTCGGCAGGGCTGGGCC
This portion of the Numida meleagris isolate 19003 breed g44 Domestic line unplaced genomic scaffold, NumMel1.0 unplaced_Scaffold1112, whole genome shotgun sequence genome encodes:
- the LOC110390452 gene encoding rho guanine nucleotide exchange factor 11-like (The sequence of the model RefSeq protein was modified relative to this genomic sequence to represent the inferred CDS: added 42 bases not found in genome assembly), which encodes MPAGPTEPVPPPGPPQGFPPEEPPRPSPAEAPPDPPGPLRDVDLIFRTIEQLTLKLNRLKAVEAAHRELLRSLGHSSSADTTPVGVPAHGTEGGWAQRPHSPEGDSPLTRSLRSHSANVPGCRAPLAEDPAHTA